From the genome of Prionailurus viverrinus isolate Anna unplaced genomic scaffold, UM_Priviv_1.0 scaffold_55, whole genome shotgun sequence, one region includes:
- the ZCCHC13 gene encoding zinc finger CCHC domain-containing protein 13, translated as MSNKECFKCGRCGHWARGCPRGGGSQGRGARSHGRGSQCSSTNPSDICYRCGESGHHAKNCDLLEDICYNCGRSGHIAKDCIEPKREREQCCYTCGRPGHLARDCDRQEEQKCYSCGEYGHIQKDCTQVKCYRCGEIGHMAINCSKTSEVNCYRCGESGHLARECPTEATA; from the coding sequence ATGAGCAATAAGGAATGCTTCAAGTGTGGACGCTGTGGCCACTGGGCCCGGGGATGCCCTAGAGGAGGAGGAAGTCAAGGGCGTGGAGCTAGAAGCCATGGCAGAGGTTCCCAGTGCAGTTCCACCAACCCGTCTGACATCTGTTACCGCTGTGGTGAGTCTGGTCATCATGCTAAGAATTGTGATCTTCTCGAGGACATCTGCTACAACTGTGGGAGAAGTGGCCACATCGCCAAAGATTGTATTGAGCctaagcgagagagagagcagtgttGTTACACTTGTGGCAGACCAGGCCATCTGGCTCGTGATTGTGACCGTCAGGAAGAGCAGAAGTGCTACTCTTGTGGTGAATATGGCCACATTCAGAAAGACTGCACCCAAGTCAAATGCTACCGGTGCGGTGAGATTGGCCACATGGCCATCAACTGCAGCAAGACGAGTGAAGTCAACTGCTACCGCTGTGGCGAGTCTGGACATCTGGCGCGGGAATGCCCCACTGAGGCTAccgcttaa